The Palaemon carinicauda isolate YSFRI2023 chromosome 9, ASM3689809v2, whole genome shotgun sequence sequence aagaccgtcagatgaaggaacatgaaaattggtttgaaattctcaaaaaagagactgaagaaatgaagaaacaacaaactgaaaaaaaaacagaacaattgaaggaattgaaaaatgaagttgACGAActaaaggaagaaagagagaaagttaGATCTGATATGGTGAATGATTACGAAAAACTGAAATTTGTGTGCAAAATAAAAGACCTTGAAATAGAGCAAGAAAAAAGGAATGTGAAAAagtttaaaaatgaaaatgaagaaatgaagaaaaatcaaattgagaaaacagaaaatctaaataaattgaaaaatgaagtaggtgaattgaaggcagaaaagacaaaattggaatctgaatgtgtcgaaaaagaccttcagacgAAGAAACTGGAAAATTTGCTCGAAAGTCTctaaaatgaaaatgagaaagtgATGAGAAATCAAGATGAAAAAACAGAAaacctaaataaattgaaaaatgaagtaggtaaattgaaggcagaaaaacagAAATTGGAAGCTAAATGTGTCCGAAAAGAGCTTCAGATGAAGAAACTGGAAAATTGGCTGGAAAGtctcagaaaggaaaatcaaagtggaaataaatggaaacgtgaagttgaagaactgaaggaggaaaaggagaaaCTTGAAGCTAACATGGTGAAAGATTATGAAAAACTAGAATTTGCCTGCAAAATAAAAGACCTCGAGATAATGGAACAAAAACTGATTGCCGAAAAGTCTGAaagtgaaaataaagaaatgaagaaggCGCAACTGAATAAATTGAGAAGTGAAGTTTGTGAACTGAAAGCAGAAAAGGAGAAGCTGAAAGCTGAGAAGGAGGAAGTTCGTAAATCTGAGAATAAAGATGAACATAAGAGGAAAAGCTTATTGATGGCTGGATTAAATGCGCAGATGAATAACAGGCCCAAAGAGGCAGTAGATATTTTCACCGAAGCCTTGGCTATAGAGACGGACAACAAAGATGGAACGGCTCTTCTGCATGTCCTTcgagctgaagcgaacgcagccaCTGAGAAGCCTCCTAATATGGATATTGTATTAGACTGCTCCATGGCTATCGAGAAAGGATGTGAAGGATGGAAAGCTTACATGTTACGAGGGAGGTACCTCGTCAAACTCGGCATTTTCGACGCTGCCCTGAAggattttgaaacggtaaaaatgaagaaaaatgagaaatttttaaaaatcttttaaagATACTAAAGCATTGCAGAAGGAATGGGAAGACAAAAGACACTATGAGATCCTGGGTTTGGAACAGACAGCTACGAAGGCAGAAATTATAAAATCCTTCAGGGACCTGTCTATGGCATTCCACCCAGACAGACATCGGGAGAAACCGGAATTcctacaggaggcattcgaggagaagtacaAAAAGGTGGTCAACGCTAAACTTATTCTGGTGGACGAAAGGAACCGAAGAGATTATGACGAAGAGCTACGCCATCAGGAGGAATACGAACACTGGGAGAGGAGCGGCGGCCAGTGGTATCGTCAGGAGCCACCAAAGCATCAGCCAGGGCATTGGAACCACGGGCGGCAGTACAATCAAGGACGCCCAAGATGGGAAGACCATAGGCAGTACAATCAAGGACCAAGAAGGGACCAACATCGTCAGGGGAACGACCACCAATACTATTATTAAGGATATCGCAATGTGTAAAGGATGATCATTGCAGTTTGGTGCagcgaacatgaaaaaaaaaaaagtaaatgaaaattgaaaaatccaaaaaaaaatggaaaaaaaatccaaaaaaaagaaaaaaatccaaaaaatagaaattaaaaaatccaaaaaaattaaaaccaaaaaatccaaaaaaaatgtatatatatatatatatatatatatatatatatatatatatatatatatatatatatattatagttgaaACATATtcttagtataagtttcagtttaatttttcggtttagtgctgtgaacatagggaaaaaaataaaaagatagaaaacaaataaaaacatataatggaaaaatatttttagtataagtttcagttgaggtTTGTAGTTTAGTGatgtgaacaggaaaaaaaaatatgtatagtgGAAACTTttcagaataagtttcagttgagttttagtttagtttagttttagtttagtttagtttttagcattagtttagttttgtaaggaaacAGTTTTTCTGTAGTAGCTattcggcagagggaagaagtcacacttgttttagattgcactgttccttgatgaagattcacctgtacttttTCTTTgccaggtggacagatgcagaataaaacatgtctgacttcttttagtacgctgtgtaccctcaagaagattccattgtactggtgtagtggaacaggaatatgtgtACTGCTctgaacatatgaaaaaatataaaatccaaacaaATAAGGTGTATTCCAGCCCTCCAGATAAAAACcgaataatttacaagatggactcagcagagggaagaagtcactcGTTTTgcattgcactgttccttgataaagattcacttgttctgtttcttagtcaggtggacagatgcagaagaaacaagtctgacttctttaaaTACGATGTGTCCCCTCACGAAGATTCAATTCTGGAATAGTAGATCAAGAATATGTTTAGCGCTGTGAACATagaagaaggggaaaaaaaaaaaaaaaaaggtggattccagccctccagatacAAACCGAATAATTTACAAGATaggctcagcagagggaagaagtcacttGTTTtagattgcactgttccttgataaagattcacttgtactgtttctttatcaggtggacagatgaagaagaaataagtctgacttctttaaatacgctgtgtcccctcaagaagattcaaTTCTTCTGGAATATTAGATCAAGAATATGTCTAGCACTGTGAACttaggcaaaaataaaaaaaaaaaatgtggattccagccctccagatacaaagtgaataatttacaagatggattcagcagagggaagaagtcacacttgttttagaTTGCACTGTTCCGTGATGAGATCCACTTGTACTtcttctttgtcaggtggacagatgcagaagaaacaagtctgacttctttaagGATGCTGTGTCTTCTCAAGAAAATTCAATTGTTCCTGGAATAGTGAATCAAGAATATATTTCGGGCTGTGAACacagaaaaaataggaaattaaaaaaatacataaaaatgaaaattccaaataaaatataataaacaaaataaaatatggagtctggccttccagatgcaaatggaataatgtacaagatggagtcagcagagggaagaagtcacacttgttttggattgcagtgttccttgataaagattcacttgtactgcctctttgtcaggtggacagatgcagaagaaacgaGTCTGACTTCTTTAGgacgctgtgtcccctcaagaataTTCCATTATCCTGGGATAGTtgatcaggaatatgtttattgctgtgaacatatgaaaaaatataaaatccaaacaaATAAAGTGTATTCCAGCCCTCAAGATAAAAACCaaataatttacaagatggactcagcagagggaagaagtcacttgttttggattgcactgttccttgacaaagattcacttgtactgtttctttatcaggtggacaaatgaagaagaaacaagtctgacttgctataggacgctgtgtcccctcaagaagattctatTGTTCTGGAATAGTGAACCAGGAACATGTTAAGGGCATtgaacataggaaaaaaaaaatataaaatccaaacaaatcaggtggattccagccctccagatgcaaatgaaataatctacaaggtggattcagaagagggaagaagtcacacttggtTTGGTATTGtcctgttccttgacaaagatcttttcccatttctatgcggggttgatgtttctggccagctttctccatctagcattaattttattctgataatattcactgtccttATTcgttttggcaatttttttttcatggccgggtgcctttcctgctgccaaccctctccatttacctgggcttgggactggcaccaagttgaggctggcttccccccccccccctccgtggcTGGGTTATTTTGTTTTGcactattccttgataaagattcacttgtactctcTATTTGTctggtggacagatgcagaagaaacaagtctgacttcttttagaacgctgtgtcccctcaagaatattccattatcctggaatagttgATCAGGAATGTTTATTGCtgtgaacatatgaaaaaatataaaatccaaacaaatcaggtggattccagccctccagatgcaaatgaaataatctacaaggtggattcagaagagggaagaagtcacacttggtTTGGTATTGTCCTGTTCCTTGagaaagattcacttgtactgttttttttatcaggtggacagatgtagaagaaacaagtctgacttcttttagtatgctgtgtcttCTCAAGAAGATTCCATGGTAATGATATAGTGGAACAGGTATATTTTAGTGCTGTTAACATAGGCAAAAATAGATAATCCAAAAAAATaaagtggattccagccctccagatcttctttgtctacatcttttcccacttctatgtggggtcgatgtttctggtcagctttccccatctacctctgtcccacacctcatcaccggttaatccctttgatcgaaggtcatccttgatacagaccagccacctttgctttggtctccctcgtcttctcgttccctgtacctccatttccatatactgttcatcttttctcatgacatgaccttATTTGTTGTTGTCCTtgcatgtatacttatacataaacaCTCCATCAAAATGCCAACACAATCCTAGCAGCAGTAATAAAGCGGAAACCTGCACTTAAAGTAGTGTAGACACACAAAGGTGCTGTGTGACGTCTTACCGAGGGAAGAAGTCACAGTGCACCTTTGTGTATGTCTACCCTATTTTAAGCGCCGGTTTCGGGTTTATTATATAAAGCTGAAACCTGCGCTTAAAGTAGGGTAGACGCACACAAAGACACTGTATGACTtcttgcagagggaagaagtcacactgagcctttgtgtgtgtctaccctactttaagcgCCGGTTTCTGCTTTATTATATAAAGCTGAAACCTGCACTTAAAGTAGTGTAGACTCACACAAAGGTACTGTATGACTTCtgccagagggaagaagtcacactgcgCCTTTGTGTGTGTCTACCCTACATTAAGCGCCGGTTTCCACTTTATTAAATAAAGCGGAAACCTGCGCTTAAAGTAGGGTATACACACACAAAGGGACTCTGTGACTtcttgcagagggaagaagtcacactgcgcctttgtgtgtgtctaccctactttaTTATATAAAGCATAAACCTGCGCTCAAAGTAGGATAATAAAGCGGAAAACTGCGCTTAGAGTAGGGTAGACACACACAAAGGCTCTGTGTGACTTCTTGCAGAGGGGAGAAATCATACAGCGCCTTTtgtgtctaccctactttaagTGTTGGTTTCCGCTATATATAAAGCGGAAACCTGCGCTTAAAGTAGGGTAGGCACACACAAAGGCGCTGTGTGACTTCttacagagggaagaagtcactctgcgcctttgtgtgtgtgtaccctactttaagcgcaggtttcctctttattatataaagcagAAACCTGCACTTAAAGTAGGATAATAAAGCGGAAACCTACGCTTAAAATAGTGTAGACACGCATAAAGGCGCTGTGTGACTtcttgcagagggaagaagtctcactgcGCCTTTGTTTGCGTCTATCCTAATTTAAGCGCAGGTTTTCGCTTTTATTATATAAAGTGGAAACCTGCCCTTAAAGTAGTATAATAAAGCGGAAACCTGcgcttaaagtagggtagacacacaCAAAAGCACTTTGTGACTTCTTGCAGAGGAAAGAGGTCACACTGCGCCTTTGTGTGCGTCTACCCTACTTTAAGCACAGGTTTCCGCTTTATTATATAAAGCGGAAACCTGCGCTTAAAGTATGATTATAAAGCGGAAACCTGCGCTTAAAGTAGGGTAAACGCCCACAAAGTCGCTTTGTGACTTCttgcagaggaaagaagtcactctGCGCCTTTGTGTGCGTCTACCCTACTTTAAGCGCAGGTTTTCGCTTTATTATATAAAGTGGAAACCTGCACTTAAAGTAGGATAATAAAGCGGAAACCTGcgcttaaagtagggtagacacacaCCAAGGCGCTTTGCGACTTCTTGCAGAAGGAAGAGGTCACACTGC is a genomic window containing:
- the LOC137646608 gene encoding protein Spindly-B-like: MRNQDEKTENLNKLKNEVGKLKAEKQKLEAKCVRKELQMKKLENWLESLRKENQSGNKWKREVEELKEEKEKLEANMVKDYEKLEFACKIKDLEIMEQKLIAEKSESENKEMKKAQLNKLRSEVCELKAEKEKLKAEKEEVRKSENKDEHKRKSLLMAGLNAQMNNRPKEAVDIFTEALAIETDNKDGTALLHVLRAEANAATEKPPNMDIVLDCSMAIEKGCEGWKAYMLRGRYLVKLGIFDAALKDFETTATKAEIIKSFRDLSMAFHPDRHREKPEFLQEAFEEKYKKVVNAKLILVDERNRRDYDEELRHQEEYEHWERSGGQWYRQEPPKHQPGHWNHGRQYNQGRPRWEDHRQYNQGPRRDQHRQGNDHQYYY